The sequence CCTGGCGCAGCACAATAGAGCATCCTTCTTTAATATCGTGGGTCAACACGTTTCCGCCAAAGGGAATCAGGGATGAATAGCGCAGCACACCTTCATGAAAAATGGCCAACTTCGTGGTACCACCGCCAATATCCAACAAAATAACTCCCGTTTCTTTTTCTTCCTCGGTCAGCAGAATTTCCGATGACGCCAGCGGATCGATAATCGCCTGCTTCACCTTTATGCCGGTTTGCTCCAGCCCTAACTGCAGATTACTCTCGTACGACTCGGGCGCTACCAACAACTTAAATTCCACTTCCAGGTGCTCAGCCTTCATACCAACCGGATCCGGGCACTCGCCCTCCTGATCAACCTGATACAATTGCGGCTCAGCATGATATATTTTATAACCCTCCGGCAACTCGGCTTTCTTCACCTTTTGGATCAGAAATTCAACGTCCGCCTCCGTTACCAGGTGGTCTTTGTCAATGTATTTTTCAGCCTTCAAACTGAAGGTCTTCAGCTGTTGTCCGACGATGTTCACATAAACCTCGTCAATATCAGTTCCGATGTGCTCCTCGGCCTGACGAAGCGCCACGTCAATCGCCCGCGACACCTCTTCGATATTGAGAACCACACCTCGTCTAACTCCGGCCGAAGCTGATGTTCCGATTCCCAGGATCTCAACTTTGCCTTCTTCAGTCCATTGTCCGGCAACAACCACAATCTTAGTGGTACCGACATCTACTGCTGCAACTATTTTTTTGCTCTTGGCCATAAGCTTTACTTTTAGTCTCTGTTCTTTTTCACAAAAAATCGCACTGCACTCCGCGGCTCGCTACCGCTTTGTACAAACTACCTGATCTTTATATTTTAGGCTAATTTTCTTGTATTTGTCCCATCCAAATTCGTTGAAAGCCTGTGCGTATAAGGCCTTCAGATTGCGAAACTTTTCGCGGTAATTCGTTGCTTCACCGAATTCGATAATCTGGTCACCCACCAAAGGAACCATCAACAGCTCGCCTGAACCGTTCACCGCAACCTGCTTGATCTGCGCTTTCCAGAAATCGTCGCCGTTGATAAACTCAATCAGCGGGATCAATTCTTTCCGTGCAAACTTCTCATCCACCTGTCCGGTGACCAACATCACATGCGAGGTAAATTTCGGGTTCGCCGGAATAACAACGCCTGCCTCATCCATGTAATAATCCGTCTGACCGTCTTTCACACGAAACAGGGGTTCACGCTGTGTCACCTCAACCACCAAATGGCCTTTAAAGTCCATCCGGTCGCCCTCGATGTGACGAAAAACTTCCGCGTTTTTAATCGCCGGTGTTTTCTCCAGCTTCAACTCCAAAGTGTGCGCGTTCACCTGGTCGAGCTTACGCTCAAACAACTTCGGATCGGCAGCTTTCACCAACCGGGTAACCTCTGCCTCATCAATAAAACGAGGCGAATCATCCGGGATCACAACCGTAATCTCATCACATTTCACTTTCGACAAACTGCCGGAGGAAAATGCCATGGTGAAGACCAGGAAAATTCCGGCCAACACGATTAATCCGATATTTAAAATCCGTTTAAACATTTTCCGTTTGTTTTAAAAATCGTGCTACAGGTTCCACCAACAAATCAATATCACCGGCTCCCATCATCAGAATGATACCGGGCTTCAGGTACTGCGCATTCGTTATCATTTCGGCTTTGGTAAACAAATGCTTCTCGTCCAGTTTCACCTGGTCGAAAATTATTCCCGAAGTCACTCCGGGGATCGGCTTTTCGCGGGCCGGGTAAATATCGAGCAGGAACAACTCGTCCAACTGGCTCAGCTGCTCTGCAAATTCAGGTGCAAAATCTTTTGTCCGGCTGTACAGGTGAGGCTGAAAAATGCCCGTCACCCAACGATCGGCAAACATCGCTTTCACCGAACTGATCGTCGCCTTCAACTCCTCCGGATGATGCGCGTAATCATCAATCAACAAATACTCGTTACCACGGTAACGAATGTCGAAGCGGCGTTTCACTCCCTGATAAGTGGCCACAGCCGCTTTCACTTCTTCCTCCGACACTCCGGCCAGCAAAGCCAGCGCTGAAGCAGCCACTGCATTTTCAACGTTCAACAAGCCCGGATAATTCAACTGCATGTCGCGAATCAGGCCATCGGGGTATTGCAGGTCGAAATGATAAGCTTCGTTTTTCAAACTCACATTCAGCGCGCAGAAATCAGCCTGCTCATTCAGCGAGTAACTGTAATGTTTTATCGCCGGATTGTGCGATTCCGAGATCGGTAAACCCTTCTTGGCGACAACTGCGCCTCCCGAACGAATCTGCCCAACAAATTCACGGAACGATTTCAGGATGGCACCGTGATCGCCGTAAATATCCAGATGATCGGCATCCATCGAGGTCACTACCGCATAATCCGGGTGAAGCTGCAAAAACGAACGGTCGAAC is a genomic window of Mangrovibacterium diazotrophicum containing:
- a CDS encoding cell division protein FtsQ/DivIB, whose product is MFKRILNIGLIVLAGIFLVFTMAFSSGSLSKVKCDEITVVIPDDSPRFIDEAEVTRLVKAADPKLFERKLDQVNAHTLELKLEKTPAIKNAEVFRHIEGDRMDFKGHLVVEVTQREPLFRVKDGQTDYYMDEAGVVIPANPKFTSHVMLVTGQVDEKFARKELIPLIEFINGDDFWKAQIKQVAVNGSGELLMVPLVGDQIIEFGEATNYREKFRNLKALYAQAFNEFGWDKYKKISLKYKDQVVCTKR
- the ftsA gene encoding cell division protein FtsA produces the protein MAKSKKIVAAVDVGTTKIVVVAGQWTEEGKVEILGIGTSASAGVRRGVVLNIEEVSRAIDVALRQAEEHIGTDIDEVYVNIVGQQLKTFSLKAEKYIDKDHLVTEADVEFLIQKVKKAELPEGYKIYHAEPQLYQVDQEGECPDPVGMKAEHLEVEFKLLVAPESYESNLQLGLEQTGIKVKQAIIDPLASSEILLTEEEKETGVILLDIGGGTTKLAIFHEGVLRYSSLIPFGGNVLTHDIKEGCSIVLRQAESLKTQFGQAMGDFAPEDKVVTIPSPSGWEPKEISFRNLAYVIQARMEEIIESINFHIEKSGFGDRIGAGIVLTGGTALLLNLNQLLKYQTGMDVRIGVPRLKTDKPWKGLEDPRFATVLGLLQIGLKETAFDGKKEPVKKKVAKPKSNSFGFLKSMKEGVARQMDMFFNDEQGIEMK
- the murC gene encoding UDP-N-acetylmuramate--L-alanine ligase → MKGLNDIKQVYFLGIGGIGMSALARWFKHAGFAVSGYDKTETELTKALVSEGIDVHYTDQPELVAGLDKNTCLVVLTPAVPADLEERVYLEKSGFTIRKRSQVLGMICDEGKTLAVAGTHGKTTVSTMTAHILKSSRLDCSAFLGGISKNYATNLLLSAESEWMVAEADEFDRSFLQLHPDYAVVTSMDADHLDIYGDHGAILKSFREFVGQIRSGGAVVAKKGLPISESHNPAIKHYSYSLNEQADFCALNVSLKNEAYHFDLQYPDGLIRDMQLNYPGLLNVENAVAASALALLAGVSEEEVKAAVATYQGVKRRFDIRYRGNEYLLIDDYAHHPEELKATISSVKAMFADRWVTGIFQPHLYSRTKDFAPEFAEQLSQLDELFLLDIYPAREKPIPGVTSGIIFDQVKLDEKHLFTKAEMITNAQYLKPGIILMMGAGDIDLLVEPVARFLKQTENV